A stretch of the Uranotaenia lowii strain MFRU-FL chromosome 3, ASM2978415v1, whole genome shotgun sequence genome encodes the following:
- the LOC129753863 gene encoding carboxypeptidase Q-like produces the protein MTKLPLIVFLPLIVLSASETAPCVLPEDMIQEIHSYQPIVDRIVQEIVNGRFSGQTWDALAELTDRFGPRMSGTQQLEDAIDYVLEEMHNDGLDNVHGEPALVPRWVRGYERAQLLKPFEKNLPLLGLGSSVGTAQSGILAELVVVESFTELEQLDETEVQGRIVVFAPKWDGYASAGRYRSAGASAASRKGAVATLIRSATPFSIGSPHTGSQVYEKDVFPIPTACITVEDAEMLLRIHRKNVTMKVHLVMEDYNSEPSMSRNTVGELQGWMQRNNSVVVVTGHLDSWDVGVGSMDDGGGIMIAWKALTFLKAMDLQPKRTIRALLYTAEEQGLEGKQQYFESHSVEEFNIFLESDTGTFDPRGFDFVGNQEASCIFQQVAKLMAPLNATYVNAMGPIEMGLRFLDNGVPGAFLNYANEKYFWYHHSEGDSMLVEDPKSLDKCAALWAATAYVLADLSVDLPKS, from the exons ATGACGAAGCTACCGCTTATAGTATTCTTGCCTTTGATCGTTCTTTCCGCTTCAGAAACCGCACCATGTGTTCTACCTGAAGATATGATTCAAGAAATCCACAGCTATCAGCCGATTGTCGACCGCATCGTACAGGAAATTGTTAACGGTCGTTTTTCCGGCCAGACTTGGGATGCGCTGGCAGAGCTGACCGATCGATTTGGTCCTCGGATGAGTGGAACCCAACAGCTTGAGGATGCTATCGATTACGTTTTGGAAGAGATGCACAACGACGGTCTGGATAATGTTCACGGGGAGCCAGCTTTGGTTCCTCGTTGGGTTCGGGGGTATGAACGAGCTCAGTTGTTAAAACCTTTCGAGAAGAATTTGCCACTCCTGGGGCTAGGATCATCAGTTGGAACTGCTCAGAGTGGAATCCTGGCTGAGTTGGTTGTGGTGGAAAGTTTTACCGAACTAGAACAATTAGATGAGACGGAAGTGCAGGGAAGAATTGTGGTGTTCGCTCCCAAATGGGATGGTTACGCATCGGCTGGTCGTTATAGATCTGCAGGTGCCTCTGCCGCTTCTAGAAAAGGAGCTGTGGCTACGTTGATCCGGTCAGCAACTCCCTTCTCTATTGGATCCCCTCATACCGGATCCCAAGTGTATGAAAAAGATGTTTTCCCGATTCCAACCGCCTGTATTACGGTTGAAGATGCTGAAATGCTCTTGAGAATTCATCGGAAAAATGTCACGATGAAGGTTCACCTTGTGATGGAAGATTATAATTCAGAGCCGAGCATGTCCCGAAACACCGTTGGTGAATTGCAAGGATGGATGCAGCGCAATAACTCGGTTGTCGTCGTTACCGGACACCTGGACAGTTGGGACGTTGGAGTGGGATCTATGGACGATGGTGGCGGAATTATGATAGCGTGGAAAGCATTGACGTTTTTGAAGGCGATGGATTTGCAACCGAAGCGGACTATTCGCGCTCTTTTATATACGGCAGAGGAACAAGGCTTGGAGGGTAAACAGCAATATTTCGAAAGTCATTCCGTTGAAgagtttaacatatttttggaatccGATACGGGCACTTTCGATCCAAGGGGATTCGATTTTGTGGGCAATCAGGAGGCAAGCTGCATTTTTCAACAAGTGGCAAA ACTGATGGCTCCTCTGAATGCTACTTACGTTAATGCTATGGGGCCAATCGAAATGGGCCTACGATTCTTGGACAATGGCGTTCCAGGAGCCTTTCTGAACTATgccaatgaaaaatatttttg
- the LOC129757638 gene encoding carboxypeptidase Q-like, whose product MLIKSMLPVRFDSVGGRTMEHTLLIFALLLIGSHVTFGRVPADQHHKDGCKLDRKLIQEIHGYRPVVNRIYEEIVNGRFAGKVWDDLEDLSLTFGARLSGSPQLEKAIDYVMEEMKRDGLENVHAEDAPVPHWVRGEESATLVEPFPKKLPMLALGESVGTPEGGITAEVVVVRSFDELDAMDSSEVEGKILVFAPEWVSYGATVQYRGRGPTEAAKKGAIACLIRSMGPMSIGSPHTGGVNYEEGVKKIPAACITVEDAEMLLRLKQRNSKITVHLEMGCQNFGLITSRNTIGELQGTVHKNNSVIVLTGHLDSWDVGLGAMDDGGGVMISWKALTFLKAMGLRPRRTMRAVLFTAEEQGYWGERQYFEDHREHAEEEFDFILESDAGTFDPKGYQFSGNEEAACIFTEVAKLVEPYNMNYLTTSLPAGSGIRFSNKGFPYASFITENDKYFWFHHSEGDSMMVVDPKSLDKCTAVYAATAYVLADLSVSLPKTVNLN is encoded by the exons ATGTTAATAAAATCCATGCTTCCAGTTCGATTCGATTCAGTTGGGGGGCGCACGATGGAGCACACGTTACTTATTTTCGCGTTGCTGTTGATTGGTAGTCATGTCACTTTTGGTAGGGTGCCTGCAGATCAGCATCATAAGGATGGTTGCAAATTGGACCGGAAGTTGATCCAAGAAATTCATGGCTATCGACCGGTTGTGAATCGAATTTATGAAGAAATTGTGAATGGACGATTTGCCGGTAAAGTGTGGGACGATTTGGAAGATTTGAGCCTAACTTTTGGCGCTCGTTTAAGTGGATCTCCTCAACTTGAAAAAGCCATCGATTATGTGATGGAAGAAATGAAGCGTGATGGCTTGGAGAATGTTCACGCTGAAGATGCTCCGGTGCCTCACTGGGTTCGAGGAGAAGAAAGTGCTACTTTGGTGGAACCTTTCCCCAAAAAATTACCGATGCTAGCTTTGGGTGAATCTGTTGGAACTCCTGAGGGAGGTATCACTGCCGAAGTTGTGGTCGTTAGATCATTTGATGAACTTGATGCAATGGATTCTTCCGAAGTTGAGGGAAAAATCCTCGTTTTTGCACCGGAGTGGGTCAGCTATGGGGCCACTGTTCAGTACCGTGGCAGAGGACCAACTGAGGCGGCGAAAAAGGGCGCCATCGCTTGCTTGATTCGATCAATGGGGCCGATGTCGATTGGATCTCCTCATACCGGTGGAGTGAATTACGAAGAAGGCGTTAAGAAAATCCCTGCTGCCTGTATCACCGTTGAAGATGCTGAAATGCTGCTGAGGTTGAAGCAACGTAACTCTAAAATCACAGTTCATTTAGAGATGGGCTGCCAAAACTTTGGACTAATCACTTCGAGGAATACTATTGGGGAATTGCAAGGCACAGTTCATAAGAACAACTCAGTTATCGTGTTGACTGGTCATCTGGATTCCTGGGACGTAGGCCTAGGAGCAATGGATGACGGTGGCGGTGTGATGATTTCCTGGAAGGCACTGACCTTCCTCAAAGCCATGGGACTGAGACCGAGGCGCACAATGCGAGCTGTTCTGTTTACAGCCGAAGAACAGGGATACTGGGGAGAGCGCCAGTACTTTGAGGATCACCGAGAACACGCGGAAGAGGAGTTTGATTTTATTCTGGAATCCGATGCGGGAACTTTCGACCCCAAGGGGTATCAGTTCTCAGGCAATGAAGAAGCAGCTTGCATTTTCACCGAAGTTGCAAA ACTGGTGGAGCCTTACAACATGAACTATTTGACCACCTCGCTACCTGCTGGGTCCGGAATTCGTTTCAGCAATAAAGGATTCCCCTATGCCTCTTTTATCACTGAGAATGATAAATACTTCTG gtTCCATCATTCCGAAGGCGATAGTATGATGGTGGTGGATCCAAAGAGCTTGGATAAATGTACGGCAGTGTACGCGGCCACTGCTTACGTACTAGCCGATTTGAGCGTCTCGCTCCCGAAAACGGttaatttgaactga
- the LOC129753864 gene encoding uncharacterized protein K02A2.6-like, whose translation MDPSKAALLPFDVSDTGSTGTRWTKWKRSLELFLEVNCIVLPSRKRSYLLHYAGTEVQDIFYNLEGHDAVAPYGTDVYREAIRLLDNYFAPLTSIPFERFNFRRIKQQDGESLDKFIQRLRDQGRLCGYGEALDMRITEQVFDNSNSDALREVILKKKLMTVQEIAEEGRILETLKVNKELLKKPTDENAIGLVRRNKEEHCYRCGEQGHFANNKKCPAMSEFCKKCNRKGHYANQCKTKYKSAGEQSRSKNRVRQVRCSDKSSSSGSDSEESDNQLAQVYAAELASDVVTCFVGGVKLNWVVDSGAHVNVINRETYKLLRKNGCIMTKSERSSKELKVYGDGRLKVYKVIKTDIATKSKTVHHEIYVVETKRGANLLSKKTSMELGLLEIHGEIFNIGKPCEPSIGKLKHVQVEIKIDSAIPPVQQSCRRLPIPLQPLVDEKLESLLKQDVIEPAPLDITWASPLVVTPKDGGRDVRICVDMRKANKAIIPEKHPLPTFEEIMPHLDGCKLFSKIDLVKAFHQIELAPNSRDITTFVTQDGYYRYKRLMFGMKVAAEIFQRCIERVLKGLKGVKVFIDDILVYASSKGEHDIRLKAVLDRLKEFGFTINEAKCEYGKSSVVFMGHLLSNKGILPSDDKVSAIKNFRRPQNATEMRSFLG comes from the coding sequence atgGATCCCTCCAAAGCGGCTCTGTTGCCGTTCGATGTTTCGGATACTGGTTCAACCGGAACCAGATGGACGAAATGGAAGAGATCGTTAGAGTTATTCCTTGAAGTGAATTGTATTGTGCTACCATCCAGAAAACGGTCGTATTTGTTGCATTATGCCGGGACCGAAGTCcaggatattttttataatttggaaGGGCATGACGCGGTTGCTCCCTACGGCACAGATGTGTATCGAGAAGCTATTCGTTTGTTAGACAATTATTTCGCGCCATTAACGAGCATTCCTTTTGAGCGTTTCAATTTTCGGAGAATTAAACAACAAGATGGCGAATCTCTTGATAAGTTTATTCAGCGACTCAGAGACCAGGGACGTCTTTGTGGCTACGGTGAAGCTCTGGATATGCGTATAACCGAGCAAGTGTTTGACAATAGTAATTCGGACGCATTAAGAGAAGTGATTCTTAAAAAGAAGCTCATGACGGTTCAAGAGATCGCAGAGGAAGGTCGAATCTTGGAAACATTAAAAGTGaataaagaacttttgaaaaagccGACTGATGAAAACGCTATCGGCCTAGTACGAAGAAACAAAGAAGAACACTGCTATAGATGTGGTGAACAGGGCCATTTTGCCAACAATAAAAAGTGTCCAGCTATGTCGGAATTCTGTAAGAAATGCAACCGCAAGGGACATTATGCGAATCAgtgtaaaacaaaatataaaagtgCTGGGGAGCAATCGCGAAGCAAAAATAGGGTCCGACAAGTGAGATGTAGTGACAAATCGAGTTCCTCGGGATCTGACTCGGAAGAATCCGACAACCAGCTAGCTCAAGTATATGCAGCTGAGTTAGCATCGGACGTGGTGACGTGTTTCGTGGGGGGAGTCAAACTTAATTGGGTGGTTGACTCCGGGGCTCATGTGAACGTTATAAACCGGGAAACTTATAAACTGCTTCGAAAAAATGGATGTATAATGACCAAATCGGAGAGGTCATCTAAAGAACTGAAAGTGTACGGTGATGGAAGACTAAAAGTGTATAAAGTGATTAAAACCGATATTGCTACAAAGAGCAAAACAGTGCATCATGAAATCTACGTAGTAGAAACGAAAAGAGGAGCTAACCTTCTAAGCAAGAAAACATCGATGGAGCTAGGACTACTGGAgatccatggcgaaattttcaaCATCGGGAAACCTTGTGAGCCATCCATTGGCAAGCTCAAACATGTACAGGTGGAGATAAAGATTGATAGTGCGATTCCTCCAGTTCAACAGTCCTGTCGTCGACTTCCAATACCGCTTCAACCTTTGGTGGATGAGAAATTGGAAAGCTTATTGAAGCAAGACGTAATCGAACCCGCACCTTTGGATATAACGTGGGCTTCTCCATTGGTGGTAACGCCGAAAGACGGTGGTCGAGATGTACGAATCTGCGTGGACATGCGAAAAGCCAACAAGGCAATTATTCCGGAAAAGCATCCATTGCCAACGTTCGAGGAAATAATGCCCCACTTGGACGGCTGTAAGTTATTCAGTAAAATAGATCTCGTGAAAGCATTCCACCAAATCGAGCTTGCTCCCAACTCACGGGACATAACGACCTTTGTTACTCAAGATGGCTACTATCGCTACAAAAGGTTAATGTTTGGAATGAAGGTCGCAGCTGAAATATTCCAGCGTTGTATAGAGCGAGTGCTAAAAGGGTTGAAAGGAGTCAAGGTTTTTATTGACGACATTCTGGTGTACGCATCAAGTAAAGGCGAACACGATATCCGACTGAAGGCAGTACTAGACCGACTAAAGGAATTTGGATTCACGATAAACGAGGCCAAGTGCGAATACGGAAAATCATCCGTTGTATTCATGGGTCACCTGCTATCAAACAAAGGTATCCTTCCATCGGACGATAAGGTGAGtgccattaaaaattttcgacgACCTCAAAATGCTACCGAAATGCGAAGCTTTCTGGGCTGA
- the LOC129756761 gene encoding pachytene checkpoint protein 2 homolog, translating to MDSSNSIELEIACSKQFKSSVTQSELMQAIQLYLTENVKLAKDHVFEVKCPSVVDVMVCSELNEFTPRTDLRAYTYTLHESLEEEETLQQDGEEIQIANHWMLPAREFHGLWSSLIFEDGLKEDLLSFVYTTMMFSRKGVNSNLISCNRLVLLHGPPGTGKTSLCKALAQKLAIRMTEHYTHSHLIEINSHSLFSKWFSESGKLVQKVFGQIHELCQDRKSLVCVLVDEVESIAFARDSISNNEPSDSIRVVNAVLTQLDRIRKYPNVFVFATSNLTGSIDLAFLDRADIVQYIGNPTAGAIYEIYRSTLEDLSQVGIINDYVSLPDFLQIAPHKETIAINNLKMLAQMSVGLSGRSLRKVPFLAHALYVKQEETSLIKFISAMRSAVRKMCSDKSMLTGQEKDAAESKQSNENGDDKGETDKSTAER from the exons ATGGATAGCTCAAATTCGATTGAACTGGAAATTGCCTGTTCTAAACA GTTCAAAAGTAGCGTGACCCAATCGGAGCTGATGCAAGCTATCCAACTGTATCTTACGGAGAATGTCAAACTAGCCAAGGATCACGTTTTCGAAGTAAAGTGTCCGAGTGTGGTCGACGTGATGGTATGCAGCGAATTGAACGAATTTACGCCTCGCACCGATCTACGGGCCTACACCTACACCCTACACGAGAGTCTCGAGGAAGAGGAAACGCTCCAACAGGACGGCGAGGAGATCCAGATAGCCAATCATTGGATGTTGCCCGCTCGAGAATTCCACGGGCTTTGGAGCAGTTTAATCTTTGAGGATGGATTGAAGGAAGATTTGCTTAGCTTCGTTTATACCACAATGATGTTCTCTAGGAAGGGAGTTAACTCGAATTTGATCTCCTGCAACAGGCTGGTCCTATTGCATGGTCCTCCAGGTACAGGCAAAACTAGCCTGTGCAAAGCCTTAGCTCAAAAATTGGCCATCCGTATGACGGAACATTACACACACTCTCATCTGATTGAAATCAACAGCCACAGTTTGTTCTCGAAGTGGTTCTCCGAAAGTGgaaaactggttcagaaagtgtTTGGCCAGATTCATGAGCTCTGCCAAGACAGAAAGTCATTGGTTTGTGTTCTGGTGGACGAAGTTGAATCCATCGCTTTCGCACGAGATTCCATTTCTAACAACGAACCAAGTGATAGTATAAGGGTTGTCAACGCGGTTCTTACCCAGTTAGATAGAATAAGGAAATATCCGAATGTGTTCGTTTTTGCCACGTCCAATCTGACCGGTAGCATCGATTTAGCCTTCCTAGATCGAGCTGATATAGTCCAATACATCGGTAATCCAACTGCGGGAGCTATTTATGAAATATACCGTTCAACTCTGGAAGATCTGTCTCAAGTTGGAATTATCAATGATTACGTATCGTTACCTGATTTCCTTCAGATAGCACCCCATAAAGAAACGATTGCCATCAATAATCTCAAGATGTTGGCACAGATGAGTGTCGGACTGAGTGGACGTAGTTTGAGGAAGGTTCCCTTCCTGGCCCATGCTTTGTACGTGAAACAGGAGGAAACCTCGTTGATCAAGTTCATATCGGCCATGCGGAGTGCTGTCCGGAAGATGTGCAGCGATAAGTCGATGTTGACGGGACAGGAAAAGGATGCTGCTGAATCGAAACAGTCTAATGAGAATGGTGACGATAAGGGGGAAACCGATAAGTCTACGGCCGAACGTTGA